Within the Bacteroidota bacterium genome, the region CATTGAGAATGCCATTATTTTATATGAAAGAATTATTTTGGAATATCCTGAAAGCGTATTTGTTGTAGACAGCCGAAAAAAATACCGTGCTCATAAGGCTATGACTAAAGAAGATAAGTTTTATCAGGATCCTCCAATAAAACCTTAATTCATTTATAAAGTCATATTGACAGAAAACATGAATAATTTTCTTGCTGTATAGCAATGCAACAATGGCACATCATTTGTCAAACATCTATATACTTAAATACGTAAATTTATCATAAAAACATTAAACATGAAAGCTAGGATCATCTACACATTCGCATTGACAATCATTATAGGTTTTATATCAACATCCTGTAATAACAATACTGACAAAAGAGAAGCTGCAAAAGAATATATGCGCAATCAAACTACACAATATACAGTAGCATCAACAACAAGCCCCGAAGTAAGCGAAAGCACTACTTCAGCGCACGATGCCATTTATACCATGACTGATAAAAACTTTGATGAAACAGTTAAAAGTGGTGTAACATTGGTTGATTTCTGGGCCGAATGGTGTCGCCCTTGTCGCATGCAAGCTCCTATTGTTGAACAAATAGCCAGCGAAATGAAAGAACAAGTGAAAGTTGGTAAATTAGACATCGACCATAACAGAGCTGTACCACAACGCTATCAGGTTATGAACATTCCGACTATGCTTTTATTTAAGGATGGTGAAGTTGTTGAAAGAATTGTTGGTCTTACAGATAAGAACACATTAGTCAATTATATCAACAAACACATTTAATAGTAGATTCTACTCATTTACTAAGCTAAATCACAAAATAGCATAAAATCGTTTATTTCGCTGAATAATATATTGTAACTTTATAATGCTTCTGTCAAATTAATTGGATGGGGCGAAAGGAATTTCAGTTTAAATTTTTACATTCGTAGGTGTTTGTATCACACTAGTTATACTACATTGATTGTAGATTTTAATGATAGAAATTAATTTGAAATTATAATAGTTATTCATGATCGGTATGAGGATAAAATTCAAACGTCATTTCATTTTATTGACTTCCTTGTGCTTATTTTTTCATATTTCTGGTACACTTCAAACCTCTGCTCAAAAAGCAGATTATACCCCTATTGTTTGGTTAAGCTCGGAAAACTACAAGCTTCAACCTGGATTATCTCAAAATAATGTCAATTGTATTTTGCAAGATCATATGGGTAATTTATGGTTTGGTACATGGGATGGCCTAAATAAATACGATGGCTATAAATTTACTATTTACAAACCCAACCTAAAAAATAGTGAAAAAGGAATAAGCCATCAAACTATCAATACACTTTTTGAAGATGAACGAAATCAGCTGTGGATAGGTACAGATGGTGGCCTAAATATACTTGACAAAGGACCTCAAAAGTTCACGCATTATTCTTCAACTCATCCTGAATTTACATTATCAAACGATACTATTCGTACTATAGTTGAAGACAAAATTCATAATATTTGGATAGGGACAAATTATGGACTCAATGTATATTATGAAGATGAAAAAAAAATAGCCAGTTATTATAACGACCCTAGCAATCCAAACTCTATTGCAGGCAATTATATCAATCAGGTATTCATTGATCAACACAATTTAGTTTGGGTAGCTACCAATAATGGAATTTCAATTTTAGATCAAAAAAATGGCAAGTTTACAGCATTATATGACGCTAAAAACATTAATCCATTAAAAGGGATTCCTGTAAATTGTATAATACAGGACAAAAAAGGAAATTACTGGTTTGGTACTGAGATTGGGCTTTATAAATTCGCCACCAAAGAGAAGAACTTCACTCATTACACATCTAATACTATCGATTTAAATGCGCTATCAGGGAATTCAATTTCCTATTTGTTAGAGGATAGAAATGGAAATATATGGGTTGGTACCCAAGGTAATGGTCTGAATATTTTTGATCCCATAAAAAACAAATTTGTTAGCCGAAATGATCAAAAATTAAAAGAATTCAGCAAAGAATTCATCAATTCTATTTATGAGGATCGATCCGGCATTATTTGGGTTGGAACATCATGGAGAGGTCTGGCAAAAGTGAATCCACATGCAAATCAGTTTGAACACATTACCTATTCTCCCAGTAATCCTAACGGACTTAATGAGGGAACTGTTTGGACAATGTTTGAAGATGAAGAAGAGGATGTTTTGTGGATTGGGACAAGTAATGGCATCAACTTATTAGATCTTAAAACAAATACTTTCAGCTACATTCAAAATAATCCTGCAGATCCGAATTCATTATCTGATAATTTGATCCGCGACATTGTTAAGGACTCAAATGGTAATTTTTGGATTTCAACTCTTTCAGGTGGTTTAAATTACTATAATGTAAAAGCCAATTCTTTTAGCTGCTTTATGCACGATCCTAAAGATGAAACAAGCATTAGTTCAAATCATGTTTGGAAGGTTTTCATCGATCGGGAGGGAACAATTTGGGTAGGAACAAATTATGGATTAAATAAACTTGACCCAATCAGTGGGAAGTTTAAGCGGTATTTCCATGATCCGCTAGATTCAAAAAGTTTGAGTAACAATACTATTTTCTCAATATATGAAGATAGTTATGGGATGATTTGGTTCTGCACCTATGACGGATTGAATATTTACAACCCTAAGCAGGATAATTTTACAGCTATTAAATATAATGCTTCAAAAACAGGACTAAGTACGAAGAGTGTTTTCTCCATCCATGAAGACAAAGATGGTATTATTTGGATAGCTACCATGGGAGGTGGATTAAATAAATACGATCGAAAAAACGGATCGTTTAAATATTTCACAGAAGATGAAGGCTTACCAAACAATATTGTTTATCGAATGTTTGAAGACCAATTTAACAATTTGTGGTTAAGTACGAACCGTGGAATTAGTCGTTTTCATAAAATAACCGAAACATTCGTGAACTTCGATATTGATGACGGTATTCAGAGTTATGAATTCAATCATAATGCAGCTTTTATGAACTCAAAAGGAGTGATGTATTTTGGAGGCATGAATGGAATTAATCGGTTTAAACCTGATAATATTAAGAAAAATAATAATATCCCACCTGTCATCATTTCATCATTCAGTATTTTTCACGAAAAGCAAGCAGTTGAACTAAATGATGGTGATACCATCGTTCTCACCTATCATCAAAACTTTTTTTCCTTTGAGTTTTCTGCACTTGAGTTTAGCAATCCACAAAAGAACAAATATTCATATCGTTTAAAGAATTACAATAAAGCCTGGATTAAAACCGATGCAGACCGTAGAATTGCCGAGTATACAAAAGTGGTACCCGGCACCTATGTATTTCAGGTTAAGGGCTCAAATAGCGATGGTGTTTGGAACGAAAATCCAATAAGTGTAACCGTCATTGTAGAACCACTGTGGTGGCAAAAATGGACTATTCGGATTCCTATCCTCTTAATTTTAGGATTTATAATTTACAAAATGATTTCGATGCGATTAAGGCGAATTCAGGAAAAACACAAAACCGAGAATGAGATGTTGCAGTATCAGAAAAAATTCTCTGACATACAGCAAAAAGCATTACGCCTGCAAATGAATCCTCATTTTATATTCAACTCGCTTAATTCAATCCAACAATTCATTCTACAACAAGACAGCGAAACTGCACATATTTATTTAACTAATTTTTCTTCCTTGATGCGGAAAATTTTAGAAAATTCAAAGCACGATAGCATTAAACTGAGTGAAGAAATTGAAAGTATCCGATTGTATCTTGAGTTGGAAGAATTAAGATTTACTGAGCATTTTTCCTATCACATTAATGTAGATAAAAACATCCTCCCAACAAAAATTCAGATTCCCCCCATGCTTATGCAGCCCTACTTAGAAAATGCAATATGGCATGGTTTAATGCCTAAAAAAACCGGTGGAACATTGAACATTGATTTATCTTTATTCGACAAAAAAACCATGCTTGTGAGCATTAAAGATGATGGGATTGGACGCGAAAAAGCTTTAGTAATAAGCAGTAAACGAAGATTTCATAAATCAACCGGCATGAAAAATATAGAGGAGCGCCTGGAACTATTGAACAGCTTAAATAAAACAAATATGAAAGTCGAGGTGCTTGATTTATATCATAAAAATGGAGAAGCAGCAGGAACCGAAGTTAAACTATTTATTCACTTTGATACGATTAATTCGTAGCATAAAAAAGAACACATGGAAACAATCAAAGCAATTCTCGTTGACGATGAAAAAAACAGTCTTTCTACCCTTCAGTTGTTATTGGACAAATATTGTCCTGAAGTGGAAATAATTGGTACTGCCCAAAATGTTGCAGATAGTATCAAAATTATAGATGAGCTGAAACCTGAATTGGTTTTTCTTGATATAGCAATGCCTGATGGTGACGGTTTTGAAGTATTGGAAAACGTTAGTCATAAATTATTTCAAGTCATTTTCACCACTGCCTACGACCAATATGCTTTACGTGCCTTTGAATATGCAGCCTTACACTATTTGTTGAAGCCTATTAATTTCAACGATTTGCAGGATGCAGTAGCTCGCTTTACAAAGGTGACAGATGAGTCTGAATTTGATGATAAACTCCTCAAAATAAAAGATTCGCTTGCATCTCAACAAAATAAAATTATTCTTCCAACCATGGAAGGGCTTAACATCATTGATATAGAAGATATTATTCGATGCGAATCAGATAATAATTACACCATTTTTATTCTCAAAACCGATAAAAAAATTGTGGTTTCGAAAACCC harbors:
- a CDS encoding histidine kinase gives rise to the protein MRIKFKRHFILLTSLCLFFHISGTLQTSAQKADYTPIVWLSSENYKLQPGLSQNNVNCILQDHMGNLWFGTWDGLNKYDGYKFTIYKPNLKNSEKGISHQTINTLFEDERNQLWIGTDGGLNILDKGPQKFTHYSSTHPEFTLSNDTIRTIVEDKIHNIWIGTNYGLNVYYEDEKKIASYYNDPSNPNSIAGNYINQVFIDQHNLVWVATNNGISILDQKNGKFTALYDAKNINPLKGIPVNCIIQDKKGNYWFGTEIGLYKFATKEKNFTHYTSNTIDLNALSGNSISYLLEDRNGNIWVGTQGNGLNIFDPIKNKFVSRNDQKLKEFSKEFINSIYEDRSGIIWVGTSWRGLAKVNPHANQFEHITYSPSNPNGLNEGTVWTMFEDEEEDVLWIGTSNGINLLDLKTNTFSYIQNNPADPNSLSDNLIRDIVKDSNGNFWISTLSGGLNYYNVKANSFSCFMHDPKDETSISSNHVWKVFIDREGTIWVGTNYGLNKLDPISGKFKRYFHDPLDSKSLSNNTIFSIYEDSYGMIWFCTYDGLNIYNPKQDNFTAIKYNASKTGLSTKSVFSIHEDKDGIIWIATMGGGLNKYDRKNGSFKYFTEDEGLPNNIVYRMFEDQFNNLWLSTNRGISRFHKITETFVNFDIDDGIQSYEFNHNAAFMNSKGVMYFGGMNGINRFKPDNIKKNNNIPPVIISSFSIFHEKQAVELNDGDTIVLTYHQNFFSFEFSALEFSNPQKNKYSYRLKNYNKAWIKTDADRRIAEYTKVVPGTYVFQVKGSNSDGVWNENPISVTVIVEPLWWQKWTIRIPILLILGFIIYKMISMRLRRIQEKHKTENEMLQYQKKFSDIQQKALRLQMNPHFIFNSLNSIQQFILQQDSETAHIYLTNFSSLMRKILENSKHDSIKLSEEIESIRLYLELEELRFTEHFSYHINVDKNILPTKIQIPPMLMQPYLENAIWHGLMPKKTGGTLNIDLSLFDKKTMLVSIKDDGIGREKALVISSKRRFHKSTGMKNIEERLELLNSLNKTNMKVEVLDLYHKNGEAAGTEVKLFIHFDTINS
- the trxA gene encoding thioredoxin, with amino-acid sequence MTDKNFDETVKSGVTLVDFWAEWCRPCRMQAPIVEQIASEMKEQVKVGKLDIDHNRAVPQRYQVMNIPTMLLFKDGEVVERIVGLTDKNTLVNYINKHI
- a CDS encoding response regulator transcription factor, with the protein product METIKAILVDDEKNSLSTLQLLLDKYCPEVEIIGTAQNVADSIKIIDELKPELVFLDIAMPDGDGFEVLENVSHKLFQVIFTTAYDQYALRAFEYAALHYLLKPINFNDLQDAVARFTKVTDESEFDDKLLKIKDSLASQQNKIILPTMEGLNIIDIEDIIRCESDNNYTIFILKTDKKIVVSKTLSNYEKLLADKDFFRIHSKHLVNLKYVKKYVKGRGGYVVFFDGTHADVSASRVKDFLVRLKIFAKSLN